The Trueperaceae bacterium genomic sequence GGACCCGTGGCGCAGCCTGCACCACTCGATACTCCCGGCCACGGCCCTCGCCCTCAGGCCCATCGGCATCTTCATGCGCATGACGCGCGGCAGCATGCTCGAGGTCATCAACAGCGACTACGTGCGGGCCGCGCGCGCCAAGGGCGCGTCCGAGGCCTCCGTGAACCTCCGCCACGCCCTGCGTAACGCGCTGATCCCACTGCTGACGTTGGTCGGGCTCG encodes the following:
- a CDS encoding ABC transporter permease; translated protein: MRFNEDPWRSLHHSILPATALALRPIGIFMRMTRGSMLEVINSDYVRAARAKGASEASVNLRHALRNALIPLLTLVGLEFSGLMGGVVVIDTLFSIPGFGRLIYSAFLRSDFVMMQSLMVLFSVVVIVVNLLTDISYSLVDPRIRYS